DNA from Variovorax sp. V213:
GCCGCTGGCACCGTAGACGGCGAACAAGGGCTGTGTCACGACTCACCTCCAGGCGAGGCGGCAGCAGAGCCGGTGAAACGTGGCATGGTCGCCTCGCCTGCCGCAGAGATCCCATCGCGCATCAGCACCTTGCGCACCGTGAGCCACAGTATCTTGATGTCGAGCCACAGCGTGCGGTTGTCGACGTACCAGACGTCGAGCTTGAACTTTTCTTCCCAGCTCAGCGCGTTGCGGCCATTGACCTGCGCCCAACCGGTGATGCCGGGGCGCACGTCATGGCGTCGCGCTTGCTCCGCCGAGTACAGCGGCATGTATTCCGTCAACAAGGGGCGCGGTCCCACCAAGCTCATTTCGCCCTTGAGGACATTCCATAGCTCGGGCAGCTCATCGAGGCTGCTCGAACGCAGGAAGCGGCCGAATGGCGTGAGCCGCTCGACATCAGGCAACAACTGCCCGTTGGCGTCGCGCGCGTTTGTCATGGTGCGGAACTTGACCAGTTCGAAAGACCGCCCTCCTCGCCCCGGCCGTACTTGACGGAAAAAGGCCGGCTTGCCGAGCTTGCGGCTTACTTGCCAGGTCAAGAATGCAAGAGGGATGGCAAGCAGCAGCAATGCCGCCGCGGCCAAGAAGACATCAAACACGCGCTTCACGTCGAACGTCCTTGCGGCACCCAGCCGATTGAAGAGCGCGCCGAAACGCTCGACGCCGATTTGCAGCGACAGATGTTCGCGATAGTGGCGTTGGGCTTTCGCTCCCATTTCAGCCAGGGCCTCCGGGGCCATGGCCGCCAAAGCTTCGGCGGAGGCCGCCAACAACTGCGGATCTTCAGACGCAGCGACTACCCCGCCAGCAGACTCGCGCACCAGACTGGCAGCATCGCCATCTACCGCCATCAACAAAGGCTTGCCGGCCGCCATGTAGGCCTGGGTCTTTGAGGGGATGGTGATTTCGAACAGCGGGTCTTTGCGCAGATGCACCAGCAAGGCATCGGCCGCGTTCAGCAGAGTTCCAACTTCGGCCATTGGCACCGGCGGCAAGAACACCACATTGCCCAGGTGCAGGTCCGCAGCCCGCTCGACAAGACGACTCACCTCCACGCCGCCGCCCAGCAACACAAAGCAAACACGCGACCCGCGTTGCTGCAGCAGCACAGCCGCGTTCAAAACGGCATCGAGCGCCTGTGCCTTGCCCATGTTCCCGGCAAACAGGATGCGGAACTTCTCTTCCGTTGGAAACGCTGCTGGCAATTGACCGCTAGGCGCCTTCAACGAAGCCTCGTCGGCCCAGTTGTAGATCACATCTATCTTTGCTTCAGGCACACCGCGCTGCACCAGCAGCTTCTTGAAGCCGGGCGAAAGCACCGCAATGTGATCTACACGCTTGTAGACCCATTGGCAGACCGATGCCACGATGCCCAGAGCCCGGTTGTTGTTGAGCATGCCGGTTGCGCGCAAGGTGTCCGGCCACATGTCCTGGATGTCATAGACGACAGGAATGCGGCGGAGAAGGCGAATCAACCCAGCCGCCACACCCACCGTCAGCGGCGGGTGGTAGGCATACATCACCGCTGGGCGCTTGGCAAAAAACAAGCCATAGACGAACGCGGAGGCTGCGAAGCTCGCGTAGTTCAACACACGCTTGATGGCGGACTGGCCGTGGTCGGGGTATAGCGGCAAGCGAGTGACCTGCACGCCATCTATCACTTCGCGCTGCAGCCACTTGATGCGGTAGCCGGGGTACACCTTTCCACCCGGGTAGTTTGGAAAGCCTGTCACCACCTCTACCTCGAAGCCCTGCCGCACGAGCTCGCGCGCGAACACAATGCCCTTGAAGGTTGGTTCGGGATCGAACCATTGCGTCAGCAGCAATACACGAGTGGCCATGGGATCAGTACTTCTTCCACACGACCCGGTTCACGTAGTCGGTGTAGCTGTGAATGATGCGCAGCACCTTGTCCGAGACATTCGGCATGCTGTAGTCCGCAACCTGGCGCAAGCCGCGCAGCTCTCCGCGAGGCTGGGTGTTGAGGATGGCCAAGCCTTGGCGCACCCGAGCCACCTCTAGCCCCACCATCATTACCGCGCCCTCTTCCATTCCTTCGGGCCGCTCGTGCGCCTCGCGCAGGTTGAGCGCCGGAAAGTTGAGGATGGACGACTCTTCATTGATGGTGCCGCTGTCTGAAAGAACCGCGCGGGCAGACATCTGCAGCTTGACGTAGTCGTGAAAGCCAAGAGGCTTCAGCAGGCGGACATTGGCATGAAAGCAAGCGCCCGTCGCGTCGATGCGCTTTTGGGTACGCGGGTGCGTTGAGACAATCACCGGCAATCCATGATCTTCAGCCACTGCGTTGAGCACATCGACCAGCTTTGCAAAGGACTGGGGAGACTCGATGTTCTCCTCGCGGTGGGCGCTCACCACAAAGTATTGGCCTGCCTCAAGGCTCAGCCGCGTGAGCACATCGGATGCATCGATGTTCGAACGGTAGTGCGACAACACCTCGAACATCGGACTGCCAGTCTTGATGACCAGGTCTGGCGGCAGCCCCTCACGCAGCAGGTAATCACGGGCGATGGTGCTGTAGGTGAGATTCACATCGGCCGTGTGGTCCACGATGCGCCGGTTGGTTTCTTCCGGCACGCGTTGGTCGAAGCAGCGGTTGCCGGCCTCCATGTGAAAGATCGGAATCTTGCGCCGCTTGGCTGGGATGACTGAGAGGCAGCTGTTGGTGTCGCCCAGCACCAGCATTGCCTCGGGCTGCTCCTGCCCAAGCACCTTGTCGACCGCAATGATGAGATTGCCAATGGTGTGCGCGGCACCCGTCGAATCTGCCGCACTGTTCAAGAAGTGGTCTGGCTTGCGAACGCCGAGGTCGTCGAAGAAGACCTGGTTGAGTTCGTAGTCGTAGTTCTGGCCGGTGTGAACCAACACGTGGTCGCAATGCTCGTCGAGACGCGCCAGCACTCGCGACAGGCGAATGATCTCGGGGCGCGTGCCCACCACTGTCATGACCTTGAGTTTTTTCATGGGAACAATCAGTAATCGAAGGGGCTACAGCGGGCAGGCAAAGGTGTCTGGCCGCGCCCGGTCGAACACCTCGTTGGCCCAAAGCATGACGACCATTTCTTCAGCGCCGATGTTGGTGATGTCGTGCGTCCAGCCTGGCACGGTCTCGACAATTTCAGGCTTCTCGCCCGCGGTGACCAGCTCATGTGCTTCGCCGGTCTGCATGTGCCGGAACTTGAAGCGCGCCTGCCCCTTGATGACCAGGAATTTCTCGGTCTTGCTGTGGTGGTAATGG
Protein-coding regions in this window:
- a CDS encoding sugar transferase produces the protein MKRVFDVFLAAAALLLLAIPLAFLTWQVSRKLGKPAFFRQVRPGRGGRSFELVKFRTMTNARDANGQLLPDVERLTPFGRFLRSSSLDELPELWNVLKGEMSLVGPRPLLTEYMPLYSAEQARRHDVRPGITGWAQVNGRNALSWEEKFKLDVWYVDNRTLWLDIKILWLTVRKVLMRDGISAAGEATMPRFTGSAAASPGGES
- the wecB gene encoding non-hydrolyzing UDP-N-acetylglucosamine 2-epimerase, which translates into the protein MKKLKVMTVVGTRPEIIRLSRVLARLDEHCDHVLVHTGQNYDYELNQVFFDDLGVRKPDHFLNSAADSTGAAHTIGNLIIAVDKVLGQEQPEAMLVLGDTNSCLSVIPAKRRKIPIFHMEAGNRCFDQRVPEETNRRIVDHTADVNLTYSTIARDYLLREGLPPDLVIKTGSPMFEVLSHYRSNIDASDVLTRLSLEAGQYFVVSAHREENIESPQSFAKLVDVLNAVAEDHGLPVIVSTHPRTQKRIDATGACFHANVRLLKPLGFHDYVKLQMSARAVLSDSGTINEESSILNFPALNLREAHERPEGMEEGAVMMVGLEVARVRQGLAILNTQPRGELRGLRQVADYSMPNVSDKVLRIIHSYTDYVNRVVWKKY